One window from the genome of Micromonospora aurantiaca ATCC 27029 encodes:
- a CDS encoding DUF2470 domain-containing protein yields the protein MRPSPAEIVRTLVAGRLPALVHLARHPGPHQVRHAVDPDGRVLLLVPVVSDLAAALVPPAGDTDVATVLDVLDLPPAAGAPSLGRAWVSGWAARLDGDEARDAAVDFAATDPVGDLLDVGRRFHLHRFEVAEARWERAGRVRRVDPEAFAEAEPDPLHPVEADLLADLADHHAEQVGDYLRRRLALPGDQVPRVVRIDRYGLLVAHGRPGATRRARLAFPRPVADVAELSRLLHPMLCPRAAA from the coding sequence GGCCCAGCCCGGCGGAGATCGTGCGAACCCTGGTCGCGGGCCGGTTGCCCGCCCTCGTCCACCTGGCCCGGCATCCCGGCCCGCACCAGGTCCGGCACGCCGTCGACCCGGACGGGCGGGTGCTGCTGCTCGTACCCGTGGTCAGTGACCTGGCCGCGGCGCTCGTGCCGCCGGCGGGCGACACCGACGTGGCCACCGTGCTCGACGTGCTCGACCTGCCGCCCGCGGCCGGGGCGCCCTCGCTCGGCCGGGCCTGGGTGTCCGGCTGGGCCGCCCGGCTGGACGGGGACGAGGCGCGCGACGCGGCGGTCGACTTCGCCGCCACCGACCCGGTCGGCGACCTGCTCGACGTGGGCCGCCGGTTCCACCTGCACCGCTTCGAGGTGGCCGAGGCCCGCTGGGAGCGCGCCGGGCGTGTGCGCCGGGTCGACCCGGAGGCGTTCGCGGAGGCCGAGCCCGACCCGCTGCACCCGGTCGAGGCCGACCTGCTGGCCGACCTGGCAGACCACCACGCCGAGCAGGTCGGCGACTACCTGCGGCGGCGGCTCGCCCTGCCCGGCGACCAGGTTCCCCGGGTGGTCCGGATCGACAGGTACGGGCTGCTGGTCGCGCACGGGCGGCCCGGCGCGACCCGGCGGGCCCGGCTCGCCTTCCCGCGGCCCGTCGCCGACGTGGCGGAGCTTTCCCGCCTGCTGCACCCGATGCTCTGCCCCCGGGCCGCGGCCTGA